A window of the Nocardia sp. NBC_01329 genome harbors these coding sequences:
- a CDS encoding transglycosylase SLT domain-containing protein, producing the protein MHTALPALATVEHSSAGEQLVMNTLNTALQRAGSILGSGRPAFATAAADIATITRYESSGNPHAMNNRDSNTGAGTPSKGLIQTIDPTFAAYSLPGQRNIWDPVDNIVAGVRYAIERYGSVANVPGVGQLREGGSHVGY; encoded by the coding sequence GTGCATACTGCCCTCCCCGCCCTCGCTACGGTCGAGCACTCCAGCGCCGGAGAACAATTGGTGATGAATACGTTGAACACCGCGCTGCAGCGGGCCGGATCGATACTCGGTAGTGGCCGGCCGGCCTTCGCGACGGCTGCCGCGGATATCGCGACGATCACCCGATACGAGTCGAGCGGGAACCCACACGCGATGAACAACCGGGACAGCAATACCGGCGCGGGCACGCCGTCGAAGGGCCTGATCCAGACCATCGACCCGACTTTCGCCGCCTATTCCCTGCCGGGGCAACGCAATATCTGGGATCCGGTGGACAATATCGTTGCGGGGGTGCGGTATGCGATCGAGCGTTACGGATCGGTCGCGAACGTTCCAGGAGTCGGCCAGTTGCGGGAAGGCGGGTCTCATGTCGGCTACTGA
- a CDS encoding C40 family peptidase, translating to MTSAEAGALPAEAESENELDPAAAAGTEDALWETPWAPDGRRRPGTGRPGSAPGTPAGNNPQQNGTAPGSAPPGTAANPGGQPGAVSPPPGATGAPNAAGLPVAAPPAGQPPVPPPAAQPHPQPEPGREPAEGRPPVDPELLGDMAPMAMMAGMGLLPILGSALSGLLGGGSGGGSGGGSGGSSGGGAAQPDGQLSPEAQRALEALDLLAEVYGDGPTDDPEVKRLREELLGSEGSGSGAGSGETARMVKARQLFQKNAATAFNNLDNQLNNYIKGLAGTNSVDKKAVTSLIREVNVALAELGPQAYTKEGQQKVREILTAALRKAHSIVSGGQSNADDTATAINKLTNQYLYNIAGQKVPKGQSTSTPAAGAGGSPAARRAVEVALAQVGDPYVWGAEGPNQFDCSGLMQYSAKAAGVDIQRVAADQYRSLPKVAAGDIQPGDLIFPSSSFKGDGPGHVQMYIGNGQVVHAPRSGKDVEVIPLPSSYRAARWA from the coding sequence ATGACGAGCGCTGAAGCAGGTGCGCTTCCTGCAGAAGCCGAGTCGGAGAACGAACTCGATCCGGCTGCGGCCGCCGGCACCGAAGACGCTCTCTGGGAGACCCCTTGGGCGCCCGATGGCCGGCGACGGCCCGGGACCGGGCGACCGGGATCGGCGCCGGGGACGCCGGCGGGGAACAACCCGCAGCAGAACGGGACTGCCCCGGGTTCGGCCCCGCCGGGCACCGCGGCCAATCCCGGGGGGCAACCGGGCGCCGTCTCCCCGCCGCCAGGAGCCACCGGCGCGCCGAACGCCGCCGGGCTACCGGTCGCGGCGCCACCGGCAGGGCAGCCGCCGGTCCCTCCACCCGCCGCGCAGCCTCATCCCCAACCGGAACCCGGGCGGGAACCGGCCGAGGGCCGGCCTCCCGTAGATCCGGAACTGCTGGGGGATATGGCACCGATGGCGATGATGGCCGGGATGGGTTTGCTCCCCATCCTCGGGTCCGCGCTGTCGGGGCTGCTCGGGGGTGGTTCCGGGGGTGGTTCCGGTGGTGGTTCCGGAGGAAGTTCCGGTGGCGGCGCAGCTCAGCCGGATGGACAGTTGAGCCCCGAGGCGCAGCGCGCTTTGGAAGCGCTGGACCTTTTGGCCGAAGTCTATGGTGACGGGCCCACCGACGATCCCGAAGTGAAACGCTTGCGCGAGGAGCTCCTGGGCTCCGAAGGTTCGGGTTCGGGTGCGGGTTCGGGGGAGACCGCCAGAATGGTCAAGGCGCGCCAGCTGTTCCAGAAGAACGCGGCCACGGCCTTCAACAATCTGGACAATCAACTCAACAATTACATCAAGGGGCTGGCCGGGACCAACTCCGTCGACAAGAAGGCCGTTACCTCCCTGATCCGGGAAGTCAATGTCGCGCTGGCCGAGCTGGGGCCACAGGCGTACACGAAAGAGGGCCAGCAAAAGGTCCGCGAGATCCTCACCGCGGCGCTGCGCAAGGCGCACAGCATCGTATCGGGCGGGCAGTCGAACGCCGACGATACCGCGACCGCGATCAACAAGCTCACCAATCAGTACCTCTACAATATCGCCGGGCAAAAAGTCCCCAAGGGGCAATCGACTTCCACGCCTGCCGCGGGCGCCGGCGGTTCGCCGGCCGCGCGCAGGGCGGTGGAGGTCGCACTGGCCCAGGTCGGTGATCCCTATGTGTGGGGCGCCGAAGGGCCGAACCAGTTCGATTGTTCAGGGCTCATGCAGTACTCGGCGAAGGCCGCGGGCGTCGATATCCAGCGGGTGGCAGCCGACCAGTACCGATCACTGCCCAAGGTGGCGGCCGGCGATATTCAGCCGGGCGACCTCATCTTCCCCTCGAGCAGCTTCAAGGGCGACGGACCCGGACACGTCCAGATGTACATCGGGAACGGTCAAGTGGTCCACGCTCCGAGATCGGGCAAGGATGTCGAGGTCATACCGCTGCCGTCGAGTTACCGGGCGGCGCGCTGGGCGTAA